The following are encoded in a window of Streptomyces sp. SAT1 genomic DNA:
- a CDS encoding aspartate aminotransferase family protein: MNDLYDRHRAVLPDWLSLYYEDPLEITHGEGRYVWDAAGRRYLDFFGGILTTMTAHALPEVTKAVSEQAARIVHSSTLYLNRPMVELAERIAQLSGIPDARVFFTTSGTEANDTALLLATALRRSNTVLAMRNSYHGRSFSAIGVTGNRSWSPSSLSPLQTLYVHGGVRTRGPFAHLDDAGFVAACVEDLRDLLGHTRPPAALIAEPIQGVGGFTSPPDGLYAAFREVLAEHGVLWIADEVQTGWGRTGDHFWGWQAHGRSGPPDIVTFAKGIGNGMSIGGVVARAEIMNCLDANSISTFGGTQITMAAGLANLNHLVEHDLQGNARRVGGLLIERLRAVAARLPGVREVRGRGLMIGVELVRPGTDEADPRAAAAVLEAARERGLLIGKGGGHATSALRIAPPLSLTVAEAEEGAALLEDALRAAY, from the coding sequence GTGAACGACCTCTACGACCGTCACCGGGCCGTCCTGCCCGACTGGCTCTCCCTCTACTACGAGGACCCGCTGGAGATCACCCACGGCGAGGGCCGGTACGTCTGGGACGCGGCGGGCCGCCGCTACCTGGACTTCTTCGGCGGGATCCTGACCACCATGACCGCCCACGCGCTGCCCGAGGTCACCAAGGCGGTGAGCGAGCAGGCCGCCAGGATCGTGCACTCCTCGACCCTCTACCTCAACCGGCCGATGGTCGAACTGGCCGAACGCATCGCCCAGTTGAGCGGCATCCCGGACGCCCGGGTGTTCTTCACCACCTCGGGCACCGAGGCCAACGACACCGCGCTGCTGCTGGCCACCGCCCTCCGGCGCAGCAACACGGTCCTGGCCATGCGCAACAGCTACCACGGCCGCTCCTTCAGCGCGATCGGCGTCACCGGCAACCGCTCCTGGTCGCCCAGCTCCCTCTCCCCGCTCCAGACGCTCTACGTCCACGGCGGCGTCCGCACCCGCGGACCCTTCGCCCACCTGGACGACGCCGGCTTCGTCGCGGCCTGCGTCGAGGACCTCAGGGACCTCCTCGGCCACACCCGGCCGCCCGCCGCGCTCATCGCCGAACCGATCCAGGGCGTCGGCGGCTTCACCTCCCCGCCCGACGGCCTGTACGCGGCCTTCCGCGAGGTCCTCGCGGAGCACGGCGTCCTGTGGATCGCCGACGAGGTGCAGACCGGCTGGGGCCGCACCGGCGACCACTTCTGGGGCTGGCAGGCGCACGGCCGCAGCGGACCGCCGGACATCGTCACCTTCGCCAAGGGCATCGGCAACGGCATGTCCATCGGCGGGGTCGTCGCCCGAGCCGAGATCATGAACTGCCTGGACGCCAACAGCATCTCCACCTTCGGCGGCACCCAGATCACCATGGCCGCGGGCCTCGCCAACCTCAACCACCTGGTCGAACACGACCTCCAGGGCAACGCGCGCCGGGTCGGCGGCCTGCTCATCGAGCGGCTGCGGGCCGTCGCCGCCCGGCTGCCCGGCGTACGCGAGGTGCGCGGCCGCGGACTCATGATCGGCGTCGAACTGGTCAGGCCCGGCACCGACGAGGCCGACCCGCGGGCGGCCGCCGCCGTGCTGGAGGCGGCCCGCGAGCGCGGCCTGCTCATCGGCAAGGGCGGCGGCCACGCCACCAGCGCCCTGCGCATCGCCCCGCCGCTGTCGCTGACCGTCGCGGAGGCCGAGGAGGGCGCCGCCCTGCTGGAGGACGCGCTGCGCGCGGCGTACTGA
- a CDS encoding MBL fold metallo-hydrolase, whose amino-acid sequence MKLTKKSHACVRLEKDGRTLVIDPGTFSEEDAAVGADAILVTHEHLDHFAEDRLRAGLEANPGAGIWTLRSVAEQISAAFPGRVHTVGHGDTFTAAGFDVQVHGELHAVIHPDIPRITNVGYLIDGGKVFHPGDALTVPDQPVETLMLPVMAPWNKIAEVIDYVREIKPRRAYDIHDALLTDLARPIYDHQIGSLGGAEHLRLTPGDSADV is encoded by the coding sequence ATGAAGCTCACGAAGAAGTCGCACGCCTGTGTCCGCCTGGAGAAGGACGGGCGGACGCTCGTCATCGACCCCGGCACCTTCAGTGAGGAGGACGCCGCGGTCGGCGCCGACGCGATCCTGGTCACGCACGAACACCTGGACCACTTCGCCGAGGACCGGCTGCGGGCCGGCCTGGAGGCGAACCCGGGCGCCGGGATCTGGACGCTGCGGTCGGTGGCGGAGCAGATCTCGGCGGCCTTCCCGGGCCGGGTGCACACCGTGGGCCACGGGGACACCTTCACCGCGGCCGGTTTCGACGTGCAGGTGCACGGCGAGCTGCACGCCGTGATCCACCCGGACATCCCGCGCATCACCAACGTCGGTTATCTGATCGACGGCGGCAAGGTCTTCCACCCGGGCGACGCGCTCACCGTGCCCGACCAGCCGGTCGAGACGCTGATGCTGCCCGTGATGGCCCCCTGGAACAAGATCGCCGAGGTGATCGACTACGTCCGCGAGATCAAGCCGCGCCGGGCCTACGACATCCACGACGCCCTCCTGACCGACCTGGCCCGCCCGATCTACGACCACCAGATCGGCAGCCTGGGCGGCGCCGAGCACCTGCGGCTGACGCCGGGGGACTCCGCCGACGTGTGA
- a CDS encoding ATP-dependent Clp protease ATP-binding subunit, with product MTSGFVGPEGEGDPFGEFFARFFGGTRPGPRHVDIGRLLSRPARELVKGAAQYAADHGSRDLDTEHLLRAALATEPTRSLLSRSGADPDSLATQIDERSGPVQNPPGDASPPPALSLTPAVKRALLDAHDMARAGGAGYIGPEHVLSALAANPDSAAGHILNAARFAASGLPPEQPDTAAAPGAERQRPTGTPTLDKYGRDLTELARQGRVDPVIGRDQEIEQTVEVLSRRGKNNPVLIGDAGVGKTAIVEGLAQRIADGDVPDILLGRRVVALDLTGVVAGTRYRGDFEERLNTIVTEIRTHSDQLIVFIDELHTVVGAGGGGEGGSLDAGNILKPALARGELHIVGATTLEEYRRIEKDAALARRFQPILVPEPTPADAIEILRGLRDRYEAHHQVRYTDEALVAAVELSDRYLTDRRLPDKAIDLIDQAGARVRLRARTKGTDVRALEREAEQLACDKDQAVADEQYERATELRDRIGELKRRIAEAGGGEEADEGQHLEVTAEAVAEVVSRQTGIPVSSLTQEEKERLLGLEEHLHRRVVGQDEAVAVVSEAVLRSRAGLASPDRPIGSFLFLGPTGVGKTELARALAEALFGSEDRMVRLDMSEYQERHTVSRLVGAPPGYVGHEEAGQLTEVVRRHPYSLLLLDEVEKAHPDVFNILLQVLDDGRLTDSQGRTVDFTNTVIVMTSNLGSEAITRRGAGIGFGAGGAEADEEARREQILRPLREHFRPEFLNRIDEIVVFRQLSAEQLRQITDLLLERTRRLLHAQGVAVEFTDAAVEWLARRGYQPEYGARPLRRTIQREVDNRLSRLLLDGRLGEGSRVTVDVEDDRLAFRTEGREAGDRETAAAPAE from the coding sequence ATGACCAGCGGCTTCGTCGGCCCGGAGGGCGAGGGCGACCCCTTCGGCGAATTCTTCGCCCGGTTCTTCGGCGGCACCCGCCCCGGGCCCCGGCACGTCGACATCGGCAGGCTCCTCAGCCGACCCGCCCGCGAACTCGTCAAGGGCGCGGCCCAGTACGCCGCCGACCACGGCAGCCGGGACCTGGACACCGAGCACCTGCTGCGCGCGGCGCTCGCCACCGAACCCACCCGCTCCCTGCTCAGCAGGTCGGGCGCGGACCCGGACTCGCTCGCCACCCAGATCGACGAGCGGTCCGGGCCCGTGCAGAACCCACCGGGCGACGCCTCCCCGCCCCCCGCGCTGTCCCTCACCCCGGCCGTCAAGCGGGCCCTGCTGGACGCGCACGACATGGCACGGGCCGGCGGCGCCGGCTACATCGGCCCGGAGCACGTGCTCAGCGCGCTGGCCGCCAATCCCGACTCGGCGGCCGGGCACATCCTGAACGCGGCCCGCTTCGCCGCCTCCGGTCTGCCGCCCGAGCAGCCGGACACCGCGGCGGCCCCGGGCGCCGAGCGGCAGCGCCCCACCGGCACGCCCACCCTGGACAAGTACGGGCGCGATCTCACCGAGCTGGCCCGGCAGGGCCGTGTCGACCCGGTGATCGGACGGGACCAGGAGATCGAGCAGACCGTCGAGGTGCTGTCCCGGCGCGGGAAGAACAACCCCGTGCTGATCGGCGACGCGGGCGTCGGCAAGACGGCCATCGTCGAGGGGCTCGCCCAGCGCATCGCCGACGGCGACGTGCCCGACATCCTGCTCGGCCGCCGGGTGGTGGCCCTGGACCTGACGGGCGTGGTCGCCGGCACCCGCTACCGCGGCGACTTCGAGGAGCGCCTGAACACCATCGTCACCGAGATCCGCACCCACTCCGACCAGCTGATCGTCTTCATCGACGAACTGCACACCGTGGTCGGCGCGGGCGGCGGCGGCGAAGGCGGCTCGCTGGACGCGGGCAACATCCTCAAGCCCGCCCTGGCCCGCGGCGAGCTGCACATCGTGGGCGCCACCACCCTGGAGGAGTACCGGCGCATCGAGAAGGACGCGGCGCTGGCCCGCCGCTTCCAGCCCATCCTGGTCCCGGAGCCGACCCCGGCGGACGCCATCGAGATCCTGCGCGGGCTGCGCGACCGCTACGAGGCCCACCACCAGGTCCGCTACACCGACGAGGCCCTGGTGGCGGCCGTGGAGCTGTCCGACCGCTATCTGACCGACCGGCGGCTGCCGGACAAGGCCATCGACCTGATCGACCAGGCGGGCGCGCGGGTACGGCTGCGGGCCCGCACCAAGGGCACGGACGTACGGGCCCTGGAGCGCGAGGCGGAGCAGCTCGCCTGCGACAAGGACCAGGCCGTCGCGGACGAGCAGTACGAGCGGGCCACCGAGCTGCGCGACCGCATCGGGGAGCTGAAGCGGCGCATCGCCGAGGCGGGCGGCGGCGAGGAGGCCGACGAGGGCCAGCACCTGGAGGTGACCGCCGAGGCAGTCGCCGAGGTGGTGTCCCGGCAGACCGGCATCCCGGTCAGCAGCCTCACCCAGGAGGAGAAGGAACGCCTGCTCGGCCTGGAGGAGCATCTGCACCGGCGGGTGGTCGGCCAGGACGAGGCGGTCGCCGTGGTCTCCGAGGCCGTACTGCGCTCCCGTGCCGGGCTCGCCAGCCCCGACCGGCCGATCGGCAGCTTCCTGTTCCTCGGCCCGACCGGCGTCGGCAAGACCGAGCTGGCCCGCGCGCTGGCCGAGGCGCTGTTCGGCAGCGAGGACCGCATGGTCCGCCTCGACATGAGCGAGTACCAGGAACGGCACACCGTCAGCCGCCTGGTGGGCGCCCCGCCCGGCTACGTCGGCCACGAGGAGGCCGGGCAGCTCACCGAGGTGGTGCGCCGTCACCCGTACTCGCTGCTGCTGCTCGACGAGGTGGAGAAGGCGCACCCGGACGTCTTCAACATCCTGCTCCAGGTGCTCGACGACGGGCGGCTGACCGACTCCCAGGGCCGCACGGTGGACTTCACCAACACCGTCATCGTGATGACCAGCAACCTCGGTTCGGAGGCCATCACCCGGCGCGGCGCGGGGATCGGGTTCGGCGCGGGCGGTGCGGAGGCCGACGAGGAGGCGCGGCGCGAGCAGATCCTGCGCCCGCTGCGCGAGCACTTCCGGCCCGAGTTCCTGAACCGCATCGACGAGATCGTCGTCTTCCGGCAGCTCAGCGCCGAGCAGTTGCGGCAGATCACCGATCTGCTGCTGGAGCGCACCCGGCGGCTGCTGCACGCCCAGGGCGTGGCCGTGGAGTTCACCGACGCGGCCGTCGAGTGGCTGGCGCGGCGCGGTTACCAGCCGGAGTACGGGGCGCGGCCGCTGCGCCGCACCATCCAGCGCGAGGTCGACAACCGGCTGTCCCGGCTGCTGCTGGACGGGCGGCTCGGCGAGGGCAGCCGGGTCACGGTGGACGTCGAGGACGACCGCCTCGCCTTCCGCACCGAGGGCCGGGAGGCCGGGGACCGGGAGACGGCCGCCGCTCCGGCCGAGTGA
- a CDS encoding helix-turn-helix domain-containing protein: MVRTPLTPEEHERGERLGRLLREARGSRSMAEVAASAGISAETLRKIETGRAPTPAFFTVAALAHALGLSMDELVGRCVPVQV; the protein is encoded by the coding sequence ATGGTGCGCACCCCTCTCACTCCGGAAGAGCACGAGCGCGGCGAGCGTCTCGGGCGGTTGCTGCGCGAGGCGCGCGGGAGCCGCAGCATGGCCGAGGTCGCGGCGAGCGCGGGCATCTCGGCGGAGACCCTGCGCAAGATCGAGACCGGCCGGGCGCCGACCCCGGCATTCTTCACGGTCGCCGCCCTGGCGCACGCCCTGGGCCTGTCCATGGACGAACTGGTGGGCCGGTGCGTGCCCGTCCAGGTGTGA
- a CDS encoding DUF6278 family protein yields MGLRFTGNWNKRHAPAVGVTVVTAGEGPPAPEDLASLFSTCEQLRALVAASGVRLDESPASLEALDQLLPRWRDDAETVSWLGIDAGLYLGTVIVRTVPGAVWELWPSGHPVVRLASGREIVVVEAGHTWAEEGVPELSQLYAEVAEG; encoded by the coding sequence ATGGGTCTCCGCTTCACGGGCAACTGGAACAAGCGGCACGCGCCGGCCGTCGGCGTCACGGTGGTCACGGCCGGGGAGGGACCCCCGGCCCCGGAGGATCTCGCCTCTCTCTTTTCCACCTGCGAACAGTTGCGCGCCCTGGTGGCCGCGTCCGGGGTCCGGCTCGACGAGTCGCCCGCCTCCCTGGAGGCGCTGGACCAGCTGCTGCCGCGCTGGCGGGACGACGCCGAGACGGTGTCGTGGCTGGGCATCGACGCCGGGCTCTATCTGGGCACGGTCATCGTGCGCACCGTGCCGGGCGCCGTCTGGGAGTTGTGGCCGAGCGGCCACCCCGTCGTACGGCTGGCCTCCGGCCGGGAGATCGTCGTGGTGGAGGCCGGACACACCTGGGCCGAGGAGGGCGTACCGGAACTGTCCCAGTTGTACGCGGAGGTCGCCGAGGGCTGA
- a CDS encoding exodeoxyribonuclease III: protein MRIATWNVNSITARLPRLLAWLESSGTDVLCLQEAKIAEDQFPFEPLRELGYEAAVHATGRWNGVAVLSRVGLDDVVKGLPGDPGYDGVQEPRAVSATCGPLRVWSVYVPNGREVDHPHYAYKLQWFEALRAAVAGDAAGSRPFAVLGDYNVAPTDDDVYDRAAFEGATHVTPAERAALASLREAGLSDVVPRPLKYDHPYTYWDYRQLCFPKNRGMRIDLVYGNGPFAKAVTDSYVDREERKGKGASDHAPVVVDLDV, encoded by the coding sequence ATGCGCATCGCGACCTGGAACGTGAACTCGATCACCGCCCGCCTCCCCAGGCTGCTCGCCTGGCTGGAGAGCAGCGGCACCGACGTGCTCTGCCTCCAGGAGGCCAAGATCGCCGAGGACCAGTTCCCGTTCGAACCCCTGCGCGAGCTGGGCTACGAGGCGGCGGTCCACGCCACCGGCCGGTGGAACGGCGTGGCGGTGCTCTCCCGTGTCGGTCTCGACGACGTGGTCAAGGGCCTGCCCGGAGACCCTGGCTACGACGGCGTCCAGGAGCCCCGCGCCGTCTCCGCGACCTGCGGCCCGCTGCGCGTCTGGTCGGTGTATGTGCCCAACGGCCGCGAGGTGGACCACCCGCACTACGCCTACAAGCTCCAGTGGTTCGAGGCGCTGCGGGCGGCCGTCGCGGGCGACGCCGCCGGCAGCCGCCCCTTCGCCGTCCTCGGCGACTACAACGTCGCGCCGACCGACGACGACGTCTACGACCGCGCGGCCTTCGAGGGCGCCACCCATGTCACCCCCGCCGAGCGCGCCGCCCTCGCCTCCCTGCGCGAGGCGGGCCTGTCCGACGTGGTGCCCCGGCCCCTGAAGTACGACCACCCGTACACATACTGGGACTACCGCCAGCTCTGCTTCCCGAAGAACCGCGGCATGCGCATCGACCTGGTCTACGGCAACGGGCCCTTCGCCAAGGCGGTCACCGACTCCTACGTCGACCGTGAGGAACGCAAGGGCAAGGGCGCCTCGGACCACGCGCCCGTGGTGGTCGACCTGGACGTGTAG
- the ggt gene encoding gamma-glutamyltransferase, translating into MRRPGTRKLTVLAVCAAVVSVGAAAPPAAHPDTGRTPAGTAGKKVPVAVGRGGAVASVDADATAAGIEVLKKGGNAVDAAVATAAALGVTEPYSSGIGGGGYFVYYDARTRTVHTIDGRETAPLSADEDLFKENGKPLSFDDAVTSGLSVGTPGTAATWQKALDEWGSKRLGTVLGPAERLARDGFTVDDTFRSQTAANETRFRAFPDTAKLFLPNGALPAVGSVLKNPDLARTYAELARKGVGALYHGALADEIVDTVEHPPVDPASGWNARPGKLTEKDLAVYRAKLQAPTRTSYRGLNVYSIAPSSSGGTTVGEALNILENTKLSRASEVQYLHHFIEASRIAFADRGRWVGDPSFEKVPTAGLLSQRFADSRACLIKDDAVLTSPLAPGDPGRPAACGTGGTAAPTTYEGENTTHLTTADRWGNVVSYTLTIEQTGGSGITVPGRGFLLNNELTDFSFAPAGPAVHDPNLPGPGKRPRSSIAPTIVLDGANRPVAAVGSPGGATIITTVLQTLTGFLDRHLPLVDAIAAPRASQRNAAQTELEPALYDSPSRKQLEAIGHSFKLNPEIGAATGVQRLPDGRWLAAAEKVRRGGGSAMVVHPDR; encoded by the coding sequence ATGCGTCGCCCAGGAACACGGAAGCTGACGGTTCTCGCGGTCTGTGCCGCCGTGGTGTCGGTGGGAGCGGCGGCGCCGCCCGCCGCGCACCCGGACACGGGCCGGACACCGGCCGGGACGGCGGGGAAGAAGGTGCCCGTCGCCGTCGGCCGCGGCGGCGCCGTGGCCAGCGTCGACGCCGACGCCACCGCGGCCGGCATCGAGGTGCTGAAGAAGGGCGGCAACGCGGTCGACGCGGCCGTGGCCACCGCCGCCGCCCTCGGCGTCACCGAGCCCTACTCGTCGGGCATCGGCGGGGGCGGCTACTTCGTCTACTACGACGCCAGGACCCGCACGGTGCACACGATCGACGGCCGCGAGACCGCGCCGCTCAGCGCCGACGAGGACCTGTTCAAGGAGAACGGCAAGCCGCTCTCCTTCGACGACGCCGTCACCAGCGGGCTGAGCGTCGGCACCCCCGGCACGGCCGCCACCTGGCAGAAGGCCCTGGACGAGTGGGGCAGCAAGCGGCTCGGTACGGTGCTCGGGCCCGCCGAGCGGCTGGCCCGCGACGGCTTCACCGTCGACGACACCTTCCGCTCGCAGACGGCCGCCAACGAGACCCGCTTCCGGGCCTTCCCGGACACCGCGAAGCTCTTCCTGCCGAACGGCGCGCTCCCCGCCGTCGGCTCGGTCCTCAAGAACCCCGACCTCGCCCGCACCTACGCGGAACTGGCCCGCAAGGGCGTCGGCGCGCTCTACCACGGCGCCCTCGCCGACGAGATCGTCGACACGGTCGAGCACCCGCCCGTCGACCCCGCCTCGGGCTGGAACGCCCGGCCCGGCAAGCTCACCGAGAAGGACCTCGCGGTCTACCGCGCCAAGCTCCAGGCCCCGACGCGCACGTCCTACCGTGGCCTGAACGTGTACTCCATCGCGCCCTCCTCCTCCGGCGGCACCACCGTCGGCGAGGCGCTGAACATCCTGGAGAACACGAAGCTGTCCAGGGCGAGCGAGGTCCAGTACCTGCACCACTTCATCGAGGCGAGCCGGATCGCCTTCGCCGACCGCGGACGCTGGGTCGGCGACCCCTCCTTCGAGAAGGTCCCCACCGCCGGGCTGCTCTCCCAGCGGTTCGCTGACTCCCGGGCCTGCCTGATCAAGGACGACGCCGTCCTCACCAGCCCGCTCGCGCCCGGCGACCCGGGCCGGCCCGCGGCCTGCGGCACCGGCGGCACCGCCGCGCCCACCACCTACGAGGGCGAGAACACCACCCATCTGACCACCGCCGACCGGTGGGGCAACGTGGTCTCCTACACGCTCACGATCGAGCAGACCGGCGGCAGCGGCATCACCGTCCCCGGCCGGGGCTTCCTGCTCAACAACGAGTTGACCGACTTCTCCTTCGCACCTGCCGGCCCGGCCGTGCACGACCCGAACCTGCCCGGCCCCGGCAAGCGGCCGCGCTCCTCCATCGCGCCGACGATCGTGCTGGACGGCGCCAACCGGCCGGTGGCGGCGGTGGGTTCGCCCGGTGGCGCGACCATCATCACCACCGTGCTCCAGACCCTCACCGGGTTCCTCGACCGGCATCTGCCGCTGGTCGACGCGATCGCCGCGCCCCGCGCCAGCCAGCGCAACGCGGCGCAGACCGAACTCGAACCCGCCCTCTACGACAGTCCGTCGAGGAAGCAGTTGGAGGCGATCGGCCACTCCTTCAAGCTCAACCCGGAGATCGGCGCGGCCACCGGGGTGCAGCGCCTGCCGGACGGCAGGTGGCTGGCGGCGGCGGAGAAGGTGCGCAGGGGCGGCGGCTCGGCGATGGTCGTCCACCCGGACCGGTAG
- the map gene encoding type I methionyl aminopeptidase, with amino-acid sequence MVELKTDTSIDAMHETGQVVARGLTAAREAAAVGVSLLELNEVAHDVLREAGATSPFLGYRPSFAPTPFPAVLCVSVNDAIVHGVPTRYRLRDGDLVSLDFGAHLGGWAGDSALSFTVGRARPADARLIETAERALAAGIGAAVVGNRVGDIAHAIGTVCRTAGYGIPQDFGGHGVGRHMHEDPGVPNEGRPGRGMPLRHGMVLAIEPMLIGGGTDGYHPAPDGWTLCTDDGSRAAHVEHTVAITDDGPRILTQR; translated from the coding sequence ATGGTGGAACTGAAGACAGACACATCGATCGACGCCATGCACGAGACCGGCCAGGTCGTCGCGCGCGGACTCACCGCCGCCCGCGAGGCCGCCGCGGTGGGGGTCTCCCTGCTGGAGCTGAACGAGGTCGCGCACGACGTGCTGCGCGAGGCCGGGGCGACCTCGCCCTTCCTCGGCTACCGGCCCTCCTTCGCCCCGACCCCCTTCCCGGCGGTGCTCTGCGTCTCGGTGAACGACGCGATCGTGCACGGCGTCCCGACCCGCTACCGGCTGCGCGACGGCGACCTGGTCTCCCTGGACTTCGGCGCCCACCTGGGCGGCTGGGCGGGCGACTCCGCGCTCAGCTTCACCGTCGGCCGGGCGCGTCCCGCCGACGCCCGGCTGATCGAGACCGCCGAGCGGGCCCTGGCAGCCGGCATCGGCGCTGCCGTCGTCGGCAACCGCGTCGGGGACATCGCCCACGCCATCGGAACGGTGTGCCGTACGGCGGGCTACGGCATCCCGCAGGACTTCGGCGGCCACGGCGTGGGCCGCCACATGCACGAGGACCCCGGCGTCCCCAACGAGGGCCGCCCCGGCCGCGGCATGCCGCTGCGCCACGGCATGGTCCTCGCCATCGAGCCCATGCTGATCGGCGGCGGCACCGACGGGTACCACCCGGCTCCCGACGGCTGGACCCTGTGCACGGACGACGGCTCCCGCGCCGCCCACGTCGAGCACACGGTCGCGATCACCGATGACGGCCCGCGCATCCTCACCCAGCGGTAG
- a CDS encoding PucR family transcriptional regulator, with amino-acid sequence MTAAPDGPLTAHGGPPAAHGGPPAAHDGPPAAHAGPLTAHDGLPAAHAGSPAAHAGSLTARDRPGPVPRTAPETALSVRQVLTLERVLAGEPEVVAGADRLDRPVRWVHVAEAADVGVMLSGGEMVLTTGVLLAGDEEKQAEYIRSLHRADAAAVVLGLGRAFPAPPDVMRRAAERCGLPLVVLHRPFPFAELTEEVQSRLVRQKFASVSLSEAVRTALTALITAGAPLQALLDEIARHSACPVVVTNLAHRVLATAGERSAVDDVLRDWERIARQAGGSEGDGWIRAGLGGRGEIWGRLVLCGHRGDAATGRLLADRAAEALVLHRMLGGHGGGTWEEQSAQSLLTDLVGEAVPARQLLPRARAAGLPVNRRTFVPLVARGAEPAGLDRLLRLLGLPGLVAELSDGLTAILLSLPRDQDADALTAHFAARLHREAARPGPVAGPDTGTGAPPPPGHGPDPGAARARAGGTSGRVRAVVAAAAARTDWDEVPAGLREARHVADAVADSATARDLPAVVRLGDVHLRGLMRLLRDDPRVQSFAERELDGLLCEATATGTAHDLLDVLRTYLATGRNKSRTARLHHVSRPALYRRLEAIQGRLGVDLDDFEQAASVHIALLAHDAQQR; translated from the coding sequence ATGACCGCCGCCCCCGACGGACCCCTGACCGCCCACGGCGGGCCCCCGGCAGCTCACGGCGGTCCCCCGGCAGCCCACGACGGTCCCCCGGCAGCTCACGCCGGACCCCTGACCGCCCACGACGGTCTCCCGGCGGCCCACGCCGGATCCCCGGCAGCCCACGCCGGATCCCTGACCGCCCGCGACCGCCCGGGACCGGTCCCCCGGACGGCGCCGGAGACCGCCCTGTCCGTGCGCCAGGTCCTCACCCTGGAACGGGTCCTCGCCGGGGAGCCGGAGGTGGTGGCGGGCGCGGACCGGCTCGACCGGCCGGTGCGCTGGGTGCACGTCGCCGAGGCGGCGGACGTCGGCGTGATGCTCAGCGGCGGCGAGATGGTCCTCACCACCGGGGTGCTGCTCGCCGGGGACGAGGAGAAGCAGGCCGAGTACATCCGCTCGCTGCACCGGGCGGACGCCGCCGCCGTGGTCCTCGGCCTCGGCCGGGCCTTCCCCGCGCCGCCCGACGTGATGCGCCGCGCCGCCGAGCGGTGCGGGCTGCCGCTGGTGGTCCTGCACCGGCCCTTCCCGTTCGCCGAGCTGACCGAGGAGGTGCAGTCCCGGCTGGTGCGGCAGAAGTTCGCCTCGGTCAGCCTCTCGGAGGCGGTGCGCACCGCGCTCACCGCGCTGATCACCGCGGGCGCCCCGCTCCAGGCGCTGCTCGACGAGATCGCCCGGCACAGCGCCTGCCCCGTCGTCGTCACCAACCTCGCCCACCGGGTGCTCGCCACGGCCGGGGAGCGCTCCGCGGTCGACGACGTGCTGCGCGACTGGGAGCGGATCGCCCGGCAGGCAGGCGGCAGCGAGGGCGACGGCTGGATCCGCGCCGGGCTCGGCGGGCGCGGGGAGATCTGGGGCCGGCTGGTGCTCTGCGGCCACCGCGGCGACGCCGCCACCGGGCGGCTGCTGGCCGACCGTGCCGCCGAGGCCCTGGTCCTGCACCGCATGCTCGGCGGCCACGGCGGCGGCACCTGGGAGGAGCAGTCCGCGCAGAGCCTGCTGACCGACCTGGTCGGCGAGGCCGTACCGGCACGGCAGCTGCTGCCCCGGGCGCGGGCGGCCGGACTGCCCGTCAACCGGCGCACCTTCGTGCCCCTGGTGGCGCGCGGCGCCGAACCGGCCGGCCTCGACCGGCTGCTGCGCCTGCTGGGCCTGCCCGGACTCGTCGCCGAGCTGTCCGACGGCCTCACCGCGATCCTCCTCAGCCTGCCCCGCGACCAGGACGCCGACGCCCTCACCGCCCACTTCGCGGCCCGTCTGCACCGGGAGGCGGCCAGGCCGGGACCGGTGGCCGGACCGGACACCGGCACCGGCGCACCGCCCCCGCCGGGCCACGGGCCGGACCCCGGCGCGGCGCGGGCGCGGGCGGGCGGGACGTCCGGCCGGGTGCGGGCCGTGGTCGCAGCGGCGGCCGCCCGGACCGACTGGGACGAGGTGCCCGCCGGACTGCGCGAGGCCCGGCATGTGGCGGACGCGGTGGCGGACTCCGCCACGGCGCGTGACCTGCCGGCCGTCGTCCGGCTCGGCGACGTCCATCTGCGCGGCCTGATGCGGCTGCTGCGCGACGACCCGCGGGTCCAGTCCTTCGCCGAACGGGAACTGGACGGACTCCTGTGCGAGGCCACCGCCACGGGCACCGCCCACGACCTGCTGGACGTCCTGCGCACCTACCTCGCCACCGGCCGCAACAAGTCCCGCACCGCCCGGCTGCACCATGTCTCGCGGCCCGCCCTGTACCGCCGTCTGGAAGCCATACAGGGCCGCCTCGGGGTGGACCTCGACGACTTCGAGCAGGCCGCGTCCGTGCACATCGCGCTCCTCGCGCATGATGCGCAGCAGCGCTGA